The nucleotide window ATTTTTATGGGTGAGTTAAACTTCACAAGGGCTTAATATTTTATGGTGGTTCTCATGATTTTGATtacatcttattttattattgttatttaaattatgcatgaaataatataatttttttcctagaaACAAATAAGAGCTTTTTTCCCACATCAGAACtaaatatttttgtcattttattatCATCTTGGTTATgatgaaaacaaatattttcatcCTTAAGTTTTAAACGatgaaaattatcatttttattcatttcagatgagatttaaaaaaatcaatgtatttaattcaatagttttttcataaatatattttttaaatatttatttttttataaaacaaaaaaattattttatatttaaaaaattatgaagtaAACAATCtcaatcattaataaaaaaaatcacatgtgGGAGTAATTTATTTAGCAGAATAATTTGTATACAATTTTTACCATCTATAAATTTAcatgaaaaatttatattttttaaattttatgggaatttcaaacatattttattcaaaattaatactTAATCGTATATACACAATAActcattcagaaaaaaaaacgcAAAATAACTCATGTCTGTTGAGATATGAATCATTAATTAGTATTGCATGCATatgcataataaattatttttctaaacttttatCAAAATTAGCATCTTATCacgatatatattttaaaatcttctaCTAGctcatttatcaattttttttttcctacgtcaaatttttattgtattttttttttaaaaaaaacttatttttatctttaaaagatTTTCGAGACTATTTGCAATCTAATTGCGAGGATGATGATTTTCCAGTAAACTATTTGCAGCGAATGTGAAGCACGCGCAAAACTGACATGCATAGGCGGatctagaattttttttattttttttgtcagtgatagataaaaaataatatatgtttttacaaaagtaaaatagtaagattttacaaaataccaaagaaatttaaaatatttatattctacaaattataattgtcttttatacattttaatattgaaactattctataattttttcattgttaatattataaaaaataatatttctaaaCCAAACAATTATTTAACTATTCATCTCTCTTGCCATtaagcattatatttttttcacaaaattcatcgtagaaaaataaatttttcaaaattctacTTTTGTGAAACTACACCTTCAAAATTCTAGCAATCACAGAAACACCCCTATGATCCTATTCAGGCTACTGGGCAGCAACATTGATGATGATGACCTCAAACCATATTCCCTACACTGGAGCAGCCATCATTCACAGTGTTGATAACGAATATGATGATGGCCTCCCAATGAATATGAAGTACGACCTTACTGGGGTATGCAATGGTTTGATCTGTTTGAGAGCGGAGACTCTTAAAGATGGATTTTACTTAACCTGGGTCCGGTTTTGGAACCCTGATACGAGGTTAATATCCAAAAAATCACCATGTATACAGTTTCAAATTCAGACCCCAAGACGTGGTTGTAAGATGATGGGCTTCGGTTCAAGAGACACTTACAAAGTGGTTACAGTGGTTGTGGATTGGGAATCAATGAAAACGAATGTGAGAGTTCTCTTTCTGATTATGATTATTGCAAATCAAGTCTAAAGTTTGGAGTTGTAGAGTTTTGAACGCCGTTGCTGAATGTGTTACATATAACCATCATCCTGATTTCTTCCGTTCATTCTGTCTTGGGGTGGTCTTCCCATTGAGCATGTCTGAAAATGGCGATCTTGTGTTTCTGGGAAGTAAATGTAAACCAGGTCCTTTAATTTTTACGTATCACCAGAGAGATAACATCGTAGAGCATAGTAAGATTtaccaccaaagagtttggttGGATTCCACTGATTATGTTCAAAGTTTGGTTTTGCCTTATCGTAACTGAACTCCTCCTATACAAAGCTCGCACGGCTTATCTGAATTTATGTTAAATCAAGTAAGTGTTTTTAGAACCTTGCCTTgccatgttatatatatatttttgtgattcTGCAGTTTTACTTGTATCAAAATCTTTGAATTAGATGAGGCTATTATAACCGATTTTTCCAAAAGGAAATTCCTAGGCATTCTATTTTGGTCTACAAAAACAGTCTTTCTCTTCATTTCtaggtagttttttttttggtaaaagacATTTGTGGCCTTTTTATGgctgttattttggtttttttgtgaACAATAGTATCAACCTGATACTTCACAACTATCTGTGTATTGATAAGTACAACATTCTCACTTTTAAGTAATTAAGTGCACTTATGCTGCACCATTAGGGTATATTAGGATTTAGGATTTCTGTTATAGTTGCGTcattattaatgaatttaatattttagatatgtaattgttttatatttcgTATAATTGGTAATAGCTACTACAAAAACAGAACACTGaaacatgtttaaattaaaatatcttagaTGGTAAAAGTTGAATAAGGACAAACTAAGTTCAGTAGTTCACTATCCAGTTTGTTTGTTCTGAATGGAAGAAAAGTAATGTCACACTGCGGGCTTCATTTCAACATAAAGAATCTTAATGATTGATAAACAATTCAACAAAGTATGTAACATGTATATGCAAAATACATGTGTCTTCTTTTCGCACCAGTTGATAACTTGATTTTGTGTCTTGTATTCCATGTACAAGATCCAAACCATCCTGCACACTTCTAAATTCTTcactaatataattttataaggtCAAACTCACTgatcatgtttaattttgactgctttttgttttcattcttattagaaataaaaaatggtgatgaaaatatatttggttagaattttaaaaacattttcaatgaaaatattttctcaaacgaaccaaaaactgaaaataagaaaattttgttttcatttgaaACCAAGAACCTCATTTTAGGTAAAATGAAAAtgctaaaaatacattttcttttgaaaacgtattttcagtatttttatttcttgaaagcagaaaacaagACGTCAActcaaacatattttcagaattctaatcttttgaaaatgaaaacttagaaaatgaaatcaagaaataaaaaaaaaaagaaaatgtaaatcAAACACATCTTTAATAATCCAGGCGAAGAAAGCACTACTATGGGACACATTTTCAAGGGTGGAAGttctaacattaattttttttatcaatattaggaacattttttttattcaacattGAAGGTGATTTCATTTTATGAGGTACTGAGAATGTTCTGTTTTTCTGATTTCTTTTTGAGAGCTCTTCTAGGCATTGGCTTTGTTCACACCATGAAAAAGAGGCATTTGTTTCAAGCAAGATTTTAGATATTAATAATCCTTAGTATCTCGTCTGTGATTTTGGTTTTCACTAAATATCAGTCTCATTATTAATCctattagtttatttattttttaactgacaaatttatttattaatcctattactaatatttaaatgaaaataaaaaaaaaaacctccaaTAAGTAAAAATACAAGAACCAAAACCTTATCTAAACCTAAGAATTTTAAGATACAATACTATAAGGCACAAACTACTCATGGCCACTAGTGAGAGTAGGAATACAACAGTGATCAGTAATTAATTGCTTCTCTTAAGCAACATAACTTGCTTATTTCTGCccataataatttgtataagaaGAAATTTCTATCATATTTACTAAATGAATCTTGGccaacaaaattttcaaaacaaaaacatctgtaaggataaaaaatgcctcgcgtactaattaattttgaagattAAAGTGGAAGGAAATTGGCTACGTGTTATTACTATCATCAAATCTTTCCAGTACAAAGATATTGCTTTTGTCGTCCCTTCCTATTCTCAAGGTATCATCAACATATCTATGGCATAATGGAGTTTAGGAACAACAACAAAtttcatcaataataaaaagcatgagaaaacaaagaaagacatGATTTGGGCTCGTCAAAAAGAGTAGATATGGGTTGGACCTCAAAATTAgaccaataaaagaaaagaagaagaaaaatcttcAAAGAATTAGGATACGTGATTTCCAGCCATCCCTCTGGATTGAAGATGCCCAACAAAAGATCATAATTTTTCCGAAATACATTCATCAACTGTGCATGCAAGGAGGAAAAACAGATTAATTATAGGTGAAAATTCTGATTAGCATAGAAAAATAGTCTAGATTacaatttttagttcttataatttagccaatgtgtgattttttttttcctcttaattCCATGTTCGGTTCTaatcttcataattttttaattattaaaatcaagTCCGACACCCCAAATTTCGATCAGtaattaagttaaatataaCGAATGTGTGACGTGATATTGATTTATAGAAAATGGcaatggaaaaaatatttaaagtatttgcataaaaataaaattataaaatataatgaaatccatttttatttaaaatacattattttcaTTGCCAATTTATACAAATCAATGCCATGCCACGCTTTCATTATATTCCCATTGTATATTAGAATTTGAAGTAtgagatttaattttaataattggaaCACTAGGAGTACTAAATGCGAATAATtaaggaagataaaaaaaacactcataAGTTAagatataagaattaaaatcacaattaagtaaaaaatataacagaATATGGCTAACATACCCGGTCAGGAGTGATCGTTGAGTTTTCGAAATTAATGTCAACCCTCTGTCAATTTCAAGCAGTAACCAATTAGGTAGTTATTTGGAAGCCATATTAACATATTAATGCTTTACAGAGAAATAAGCGACCAAACAAGAAGTGGAGTTTTAACTGTTGAGGAAGCAATCCTGAAAGAGGCTTCAATATTAAGCTGTCCAGACAACAAACTCAATCCCATTGCACTGAACTTTATCACATTAACTGCTTTGCTCTCCATTTTCAAATCACATTACCAAAGTTAAAAGTCAGTagataaaatttttttttaaaaaaaacttgaaattgtGGAAACGGTGCATAGCTGTGTATCTTCTGAGGTCCCATGCTatcaaataaaatctcaattcaaagaaaaacagcCTTTATCATACAAAATTCAGAACTGAATTGTTTTAGTACCTTGGATATGTCAATCGTCTGAAAAAAATCATCCAATGAGATGAAGTCTCTGAGGCCTAATTTGGTCCTCTTTGATCCCAAAATTGAGATCGTACTGTAAACAAGCCTCCAGCACCCAGCCACCTACCATAACAACAACATATTATAATTAGACTTTGATGATTATGTATTAACAGTATAAAATAGTTTAACAATGCAAAACACTTTAACACTATCATCTAAtcacaaatcatcattgttatcaccTTCAaggtatttattgtaaaaatcaataaacttacTATGCATGGTGATTTCACTAATTTGTGATTAGATGACagtgtaaaactattttacagGGTAATGCCAATGAAGAAGGATCGGTGTTACCTTCTCCAGTTCTAGAGTTGGGCATGGAGTTGGATTCAGAGATTCTATCTGCTTCACCAATCTTTCAATTTCAGATTTCTTGGTAGCTGGGATTCCAAAAATTCCCCTGTTGATTCCTTgaaacatgtttttttgccaCTCTTTTTCAATCATATTACTATTTCgatcataataat belongs to Glycine soja cultivar W05 chromosome 5, ASM419377v2, whole genome shotgun sequence and includes:
- the LOC114413199 gene encoding probable plastid-lipid-associated protein 7, chloroplastic isoform X3 gives rise to the protein MVTKLVQPPMTDSHVSPLICRTMNAMKLQNFVPSRNHSRINTSRFGERPLWFRPITIIKVAEHNPGSGLAELETLAQKKRELCQAVEEWQKNMFQGINRGIFGIPATKKSEIERLVKQIESLNPTPCPTLELEKVAGCWRLVYSTISILGSKRTKLGLRDFISLDDFFQTIDISKRVDINFENSTITPDRLMNVFRKNYDLLLGIFNPEGWLEITYVDDTLRIGRDDKSNIFVLERFDDSNNT
- the LOC114413199 gene encoding probable plastid-lipid-associated protein 7, chloroplastic isoform X1 codes for the protein MVTKLVQPPMTDSHVSPLICRTMNAMKLQNFVPSRNHSRINTSRFGERPLWFRPITIIKVAEHNPGSGLAELETLAQKKRELCQAVEEWQKNMFQGINRGIFGIPATKKSEIERLVKQIESLNPTPCPTLELEKVAGCWRLVYSTISILGSKRTKLGLRDFISLDDFFQTIDISKSKAVNVIKFSAMGLSLLSGQLNIEASFRIASSTRVDINFENSTITPDRLMNVFRKNYDLLLGIFNPEGWLEITYVDDTLRIGRDDKSNIFVLERFDDSNNT
- the LOC114413199 gene encoding probable plastid-lipid-associated protein 7, chloroplastic isoform X2 — translated: MVTKLVQPPMTDSHVSPLICRTMNAMKLQNFVPSRNHSRINTSRFGERPLWFRPITIIKVAEHNPGSGLAELETLAQKKRELCQAVEGINRGIFGIPATKKSEIERLVKQIESLNPTPCPTLELEKVAGCWRLVYSTISILGSKRTKLGLRDFISLDDFFQTIDISKSKAVNVIKFSAMGLSLLSGQLNIEASFRIASSTRVDINFENSTITPDRLMNVFRKNYDLLLGIFNPEGWLEITYVDDTLRIGRDDKSNIFVLERFDDSNNT